The DNA sequence GCTATTCGTGAATCGGCAGAGAGTGCTGGTGCGCGCGAGGTGTACTTGATTGAAGAGCCGATGGCTGCTGCTATTGGTGCTGGCCTGCCGGTGGAAGATGCCTGTGGTTCGATGGTAGTGGATATCGGTGGTGGTACCACTGAAATTGCCATTCTTTCATTGAATGGTGTTGTTTACTCGGATTCTGTTCGTATTGGTGGTGACCGTTTTGACGAATCCATCACTAACTATGTTCGCCGCAACTACGGCAGTGTGATCGGCGATTCAACAGCTGAGCGCATCAAGATTGAAGTGGGTAGTGCCTACCCGGGTAGCGAAGTACGCGAGATAGATGTGCGTGGTCGCAATCTGGCGGAAGGTGTGCCAAAGAGTTTTACCCTGAACAGCGATGAAATCCTTGAGGCGCTGCAGGAGCCGCTGGCAGGTATCGTCCAGGCGGTAAAACGCGTGCTTGAGCAGTCTCCTCCCGAGTTGGCATCAGATATTGCCGAGAGCGGTATCGTGCTGACGGGTGGTGGCGCACTGTTGCGTGATATTGATCGTCTGTTGACCCATGAAACCGGCCTTCCGGTGATTGTGGCGGAAGATCCACTGACCTGTGTGGCGCGCGGTGGTGGTAGAGCCATGGAGATCATGGATAAACGCAATCTGGATATTCTGTCTTCCTGATTGCCTGCCCGGGGAGCTGATATCTTTATTATTGCTCCCCGGGATTCAAGCATCTATCCAGTAGGTTTGCGTTAACTGTTTACCTGGCCGCTGGCAACGCGTTGTGAACAATAAAAGACTGGACGGCTCTTCGTGTGTCACACTTGTCCTCTCAAACAGCAGTTATTTTCAAAGCCACTTACGACTTTAGTCGTGTAGTGCGCGGCTGCTTCCAGGAGGCCTGCCATTAAAAATATCTTCCAAAAAGGGACTTCTCCGGCCCGTCGTATTCTTATATTGGGTGTGGCGGCGCTGTTGCTGGTAGCTATAGATACTTACACCGATTGGTTGAAACCGGTTCGCAATTTTCTCGAAGAAGTTACCTATCCATTACATCAGCTCGCCGATCTGCCTAGTCGCGTTGCAGATTGGGGGGATGATGTTACCCGCAGTCGTGTGGATCTCGAGCAGGAGAACGAAAAACTGCGTACCGAGATATTGGTATATCAGGCGCTGGAACAACGAATGGCCGAATTGGCGGCTGAGAATATCCGCCTGCGTGGCTTGTTAAATGCCACTGAGCTGGTTAAGGATAGGGTCCGGGTTGCCGAGTTGGTCAGTGTCTCCCCTGACCCTCTCAGTCATAAAGTCACCATTAATCGCGGAGCCGAGGACGGCGTATTTGTCGGTCAGGCAGTGATTGGCTCGCTTGGGTTGATGGGGCAGGTGACTGATGTGTATCGGCACCACAGCCGGGTGTTATTGATTACCGACAGCAGTCACGCACTACCAGTGCAGGTGAGTCGTAATGGCTTGCGTTCTATCGCCGAAGGTATTGGTGATTACGGCGAACTGAAGTTGCGTTATGTGTCTCCCACCATGGATATTCGCGAGGGTGATACTGTGATCAGCTCTGGTCTTGGCGATCGCTACCCGGTGGGTTACCCGGTAGGTAAGGTAGTCAGTGTTGAGGAGCAACCAGGGGAGCCATTCCTGAACGTCACCATTGAGCCTGCCGAACCCCTTAATCGCCGCCGCCATGTGCTGCTGGTCTTCTCCGATCAGGAGGCAAAGGTACCGGTTCCGAATGTTGAGGAGCAGCCATGAGGCGGCCCTATCAAAGCAATCAGTTGGGGGCATTATTAATTGCTCTGCTGTTGGCTACCGTGCTGCAGATTTTACCTCTACAGCAGCAGCTTTCATTCTGGCGCCCCCAGTTTGTGTTGTTGGTGCTGACCTTCTTCCTTTTATACAGGCCGCTGGATTATGGGGTGGCAACTGCCTGGTTGATAGGCTTGATGCTGGACTTCGTGTTTGGCGGAGTGGTGGGGCGATATGCTTTGGCGTTGGGAGTTTGCGCCTACCTGATTAATCTGCTGGCGAAACGCTTATTACACGCCCACATCTGGCATCAGTGCGGCGTCGTATTTCTACTGGTGGCAGCGTCCCAGCTGATTGTGGCCAGTGTAAATCTGCTAACGCATAGTAACGCCAGTTGGTCGATCATATTTTTGCCGGCAATCAGTTCGGCGTTGATTTGGCCGCTGATCTATTTTTTGATGTTCCGTTGGGTTCGTCGATAATTCCATTCATTGACAGAGCCGGTACGCCGTAGAGCTTCTGGGCGTTACAATAGTTATTAAGAATCACAGACAAGGTAGTACATGACGGCACCAGTGGATTTTATTCTCGCGTCGGGATCACCGCGGCGTCGGGAGCTTCTCGAACAGATTGGCGCTTGCTTTACCGTCGCCCCGGTCGATATTGCCGAACATCCCCTCAATTCAGAATCTCCTCGCGATTACGTGACTCGTCTGGCGCTTGAAAAGGCGCAGGCCGGGTATGTCCGCCAAAAAGAACCTCGTGTGCCGGTGTTGGGGTCTGACACGGCGGTGGTTTTAGGCGATCGAATTTATGGCAAGCCCGCGAATGAGGCTGAAGCTGTAGAGATATTGATGAGCTTGTCCGGCTGCAGTCACACCGTCATGAGTGGGGTGGCAGTAGTAGATGGCGCACATCATTCGATATGCCTTGTGGAAACTGAAGTGCATTTTCGCGAACTAACAGAACAGCAGTGTCGCCAATATTGGGCCACTGGCGAGCCCGCAGATAAGGCTGGCGGTTATGGTATTCAGGGGCTTGCAGCGGTATTTGTCGATCGTATCAGTGGCAGTTATTCCAACGTGGTAGGTTTGCCGCTGGCGGAAACGGCGGATTTATTGCGTAAGTTTGGAATTGAGGTATGGAAGGGAGTGTGAGAGTGGCTGGAGTTTGTGAGCTTAATAGTGACGGGTCGCACGTCGCACGTCTGACGTCGCACGCTGCGGAGCTTTGCTCCGCGTGGTTGTCATTTCTGGTTGCGGAAGTTTTAAGCGTGCGACGTGCGACGTGCGACGTGCGACCTCTTACAGAACGCACCGATATCTCAATGCAACGCCACCACCTGGAGACCCTCCACCAATGAGCGCAGAAATTCTCATCAATATAACTCCCATGGAGACCCGGGTAGCCATGGTTGAAAATGGTGTGCTTCAGGAAGTCACCATCGAACGCACACTCAAGCGCGGTGTGGTGGGCAATATCTATCGCGGAAAAGTGGTGCGGGCGATGCCTGGCATGCAGGCAGCCTTTGTGGATATCGGTTTGGAGAAAGCTGGCTTTATTCACGTTGACGATATTCACAAACCGGAAGGCTGTGCAACGGATGATATCCGTCAACTGCTGCACGAAGGGCAGCCTGTAGTTGTTCAGGTGGCTAAGGATCCGTTAGGCACCAAGGGGGCTCGGCTGACCACACAATTGTCAGTATGCTCCAAGTACCTGGTGTATTTGCCTCAGGAAGATCACATCAGTATTTCCCAGCGCATTGAAAATGTTGAAGAACGTGAGCGGTTAAAAGCTGAATTGGCCGCAGTGCTGGAGCAGGAAAAAGACAATAGCGAAAATCTCGGTGCGCCCGGTGGCTATATTATTCGTACCGCCGCTGAAGGTGTGGCTGTAGATGAGTTGCGAAAAGATATCGGCTTCTTGCGTCGCCTTTGGCTGGATGTGAAGGAACGCGCCAACAATACCCCAATGGCCAGCAACGTGTTTGAGGATCTTCCCCTTCACCTTCGCACCCTGCGGGAAATGACCCGCGACGGGGTGGAAAAAATTCGCGTCGATTCCCGCGAAGCATATGAAAGCATGCTCTCATTTGCCAAAAAATATCATCCGGAGTTGATGGAACTGATTGAGCATTATCCCGGTGAGCGGCCACTGTTTTACCTCTATTCGGTAGAAGACGAAATTCAGAGAGCGCTGGAACGCAAGGTACAACTTAAGTCAGGCGGTTACCTGGTGATCGATCAAACCGAAGCGATGACTACGGTGGATGTAAATACCGGTGCATTTGTTGGTCATCGCAATCTTGAAGAGACCATTTTTAAAACCAATATGGAAGCCGCTACGGCCATTGCGCGGCAATTACGATTGCGTAACCTCGGCGGCATTATCATTCTCGACTTTATCGATATGGTGGAGAAGGAGCACCAGCGGCAAGTGCTGAGGATTCTGGAAAAGTCGCTGGAAAAAGACCGTGCAAAAACCACCGTGCTGGGCACTTCTGATCTCGGCCTTGTGGAGATGACCCGCAAGCGCACCAGCGAAAGTCTCGAGCACATGCTGTGTGAACCCTGCAGTGTCTGCAACGGAAGTGGCACGATAAAATCTGCCGAGACAGTGTGCTACGAAATTCTGCGGGAAATTATTCGCGAAGCACGCGCTTATGAGTGTGAAAAGCTGCTGGTATTGGCGTCACCAATGGTGATTGACCGGCTGCTTGACGAAGACTCGGCCAATGTCGCAGACCTGGAAGAATTTATCGGCCGACCGATTCAGTTCCGTGTGGAAAACATGTACACCCAGGAACAGTACGACATTATTCCGGTTTAAAGTTCAATGGCACTTAGTTAAGCCTGATGTTGCCTATTTACAGCGGTATCCGTCATTCCCGCGCAGGCGGGCGAGGTGCTACATGGACGTAGCGCTTACCGAACCAAGGGATGTAATCCATGCAGTTCGCCGCTCGAAACCAAATGGATCCCCGCCTACGCGAGGATGACGGGCTTAACTAAGTGCCATTGGTTTAAAGTTAACAGGGCCTAGTAACAAGGTAGTTGTGTGATCGCATTAAAAGTACTGACCAAGTTGTCTCGCTGGCTGTGGCATACCGTTGCTGCAGTAGTGATTGGTTATGCGATTTTGGTGGTGCTTGGGCGATTACTGCTGCCTTCACTGGATAATTATCGCGACGATATCAGTAGTTATTTGTCCGGGTTGCTGGAGATGGATGTGCAGGTGGAGCGTCTTTCCGGCACCTGGCCGAGATTGGCACCGATCCTCTCTGCCGACGGTGTTGAATTTAAGTTGAATGACAATTCCGACGGCGGCATAGCTGTCAGTCAAATCAGCGCCGAGCTGTCGCTGTTTGAATCAATCTGGGAGCGCGAGCCTATCTGGAAACAGCTTCACCTGGGCAAAGTGTCGCTGGTTCTTGAAGAAGACGCTAACGGCCAGTGGAGTATCGCCGGTGTGCCACTGGCTGAGGGTGGCGGGGGGTTTGATCCGCTGGGAGTGCTGCTGTACAGCAGCCTTATTCAAATTGACCAGATAAAACTCGCGCTTA is a window from the Porticoccaceae bacterium LTM1 genome containing:
- a CDS encoding rod shape-determining protein, which translates into the protein MFKRLRGIFSNDLSIDLGTANTLIHVRDKGILLNEPSVVAIRHHHGQKIVEAVGVEAKRMLGRTPGNITAIRPMKDGVIADFQVTEKMLQHFIKKVHESRLIPPSPRVLICVPCLATEVEKRAIRESAESAGAREVYLIEEPMAAAIGAGLPVEDACGSMVVDIGGGTTEIAILSLNGVVYSDSVRIGGDRFDESITNYVRRNYGSVIGDSTAERIKIEVGSAYPGSEVREIDVRGRNLAEGVPKSFTLNSDEILEALQEPLAGIVQAVKRVLEQSPPELASDIAESGIVLTGGGALLRDIDRLLTHETGLPVIVAEDPLTCVARGGGRAMEIMDKRNLDILSS
- the mreC gene encoding rod shape-determining protein MreC, yielding MLVAIDTYTDWLKPVRNFLEEVTYPLHQLADLPSRVADWGDDVTRSRVDLEQENEKLRTEILVYQALEQRMAELAAENIRLRGLLNATELVKDRVRVAELVSVSPDPLSHKVTINRGAEDGVFVGQAVIGSLGLMGQVTDVYRHHSRVLLITDSSHALPVQVSRNGLRSIAEGIGDYGELKLRYVSPTMDIREGDTVISSGLGDRYPVGYPVGKVVSVEEQPGEPFLNVTIEPAEPLNRRRHVLLVFSDQEAKVPVPNVEEQP
- the mreD gene encoding rod shape-determining protein MreD; its protein translation is MRRPYQSNQLGALLIALLLATVLQILPLQQQLSFWRPQFVLLVLTFFLLYRPLDYGVATAWLIGLMLDFVFGGVVGRYALALGVCAYLINLLAKRLLHAHIWHQCGVVFLLVAASQLIVASVNLLTHSNASWSIIFLPAISSALIWPLIYFLMFRWVRR
- a CDS encoding Maf family protein, whose translation is MTAPVDFILASGSPRRRELLEQIGACFTVAPVDIAEHPLNSESPRDYVTRLALEKAQAGYVRQKEPRVPVLGSDTAVVLGDRIYGKPANEAEAVEILMSLSGCSHTVMSGVAVVDGAHHSICLVETEVHFRELTEQQCRQYWATGEPADKAGGYGIQGLAAVFVDRISGSYSNVVGLPLAETADLLRKFGIEVWKGV
- the rng gene encoding ribonuclease G; the encoded protein is MSAEILINITPMETRVAMVENGVLQEVTIERTLKRGVVGNIYRGKVVRAMPGMQAAFVDIGLEKAGFIHVDDIHKPEGCATDDIRQLLHEGQPVVVQVAKDPLGTKGARLTTQLSVCSKYLVYLPQEDHISISQRIENVEERERLKAELAAVLEQEKDNSENLGAPGGYIIRTAAEGVAVDELRKDIGFLRRLWLDVKERANNTPMASNVFEDLPLHLRTLREMTRDGVEKIRVDSREAYESMLSFAKKYHPELMELIEHYPGERPLFYLYSVEDEIQRALERKVQLKSGGYLVIDQTEAMTTVDVNTGAFVGHRNLEETIFKTNMEAATAIARQLRLRNLGGIIILDFIDMVEKEHQRQVLRILEKSLEKDRAKTTVLGTSDLGLVEMTRKRTSESLEHMLCEPCSVCNGSGTIKSAETVCYEILREIIREARAYECEKLLVLASPMVIDRLLDEDSANVADLEEFIGRPIQFRVENMYTQEQYDIIPV